The following proteins are co-located in the Peromyscus maniculatus bairdii isolate BWxNUB_F1_BW_parent chromosome 23, HU_Pman_BW_mat_3.1, whole genome shotgun sequence genome:
- the LOC121826529 gene encoding cytochrome P450 3A25-like produces the protein MELIPSLSMETWVLLASSLVLIYIYGTYSNGIFKKLGIPGPKPLPFLGTILGYRNGLWKFDIDCCKKYGKIWGFYDGRQPVLAITDPEIIKTVLVKECYSVFTNRRAFGPAGLMKKAINLSEDEEWKRLRTLLSPTFTSGKLKEMFPIIGQYGDTLVKNLRREEERGKPVTIKDILGAYSMDVITGTSFGVNIDSLNNPEDPFVQKVKKILTSVNFLDPFLLSVFMFPFLTPLYEMLSISIFPNGLVDFFYEFVKKMKQNRLETTQKTRVDFLQLMMNTQNSNSKESLKALSDMEITAQSVVFIFAGYEATSTAISFVMYQLATHPAVQKKLQDEIGRALPNKAPVTYDALMDMEYLDMVVNETLRLYPAANRLERISKKDVEINGVFIPKGTVVMVPTYPLHRDPEYWPEPEEFCPERFSKENKGSINPYVYLPFGNGPRNCLGMRFALISMKFAVVRVLQNFTLQPCEETQIPLKLSKRTIFQPEEPIILKVVSR, from the exons ATGGAGCTGATCCCCAGCCTTTCCATGGAAACCTGGGTGCTGCTGGCTTCCAGCCTGGTGCTCATCTACAT aTATGGGACCTATTCTAATGGGATTTTTAAGAAGCTCGGCATTCCTGGACCCAAACCTCTGCCTTTTTTGGGAACCATTTTGGGCTACCGAAAT gGTTTGTGGAAATTTGATATAGACTGCTGTAAAAAATATGGGAAAATATGGGG GTTTTATGACGGTCGACAGCCTGTGCTGGCTATCACAGACCCAGAGATCATCAAAACTGTGCTGGTGAAAGAATGCTACTCAGTATTCACAAACCGTCGG GCTTTTGGTCCAGCGGGACTTATGAAAAAGGCCATCAACTTATCTGAGGATGAAGAATGGAAGAGACTTCGAACACTGCTGTCTCCAACTTTCACCAGTGGAAAACTCAAGGAG ATGTTCCCCATCATTGGACAGTATGGAGATACATTGGTGAAAAACTTGAGacgagaagaagaaagagggaagccTGTCACCATAAAAGA TATCCTTGGAGCTTATAGCATGGATGTGATCACTGGCACATCATTTGGAGTGAATATTGATTCCCTCAACAACCCAGAGGATCCCTTTGTGCAGAAAGTCAAGAAGATATTAACAAGTGTGAATTTTCTTgacccatttcttctctctgtat TTATGTTTCCATTCCTTACTCCACTATATGAGATGCTAAGTATCTCTATTTTCCCAAATGGGTTAGTGGactttttctatgaatttgtaaAGAAGATGAAGCAAAATCGTCTTGAAACAACTCAGAAG acTCGAGTGGATTTTCTTCAGCTGATGATGAACACTCAGAACTCCAACAGCAAAGAGTCCCTGAAAG CTCTGTCTGATATGGAGATCACAGCCCAatcagttgttttcatttttgctggCTATGAAGCCACAAGCACGGCCATTTCCTTCGTGATGTATCAACTGGCTACCCACCCTGCTGTGCAGAAGAAACTTCAGGATGAGATTGGCAGAGCTCTGCCCAATAAG gcacCTGTAACCTATGATGCCCTGATGGACATGGAGTACCTGGACATGGTAGTGAATGAAACTCTCAGATTGTACCCAGCTGCTAACAGGCTAGAAAGGATCTCAAAGAAAGATGTGGAAATCAATGGAGTGTTCATTCCCAAAGGGACTGTAGTTATGGTACCAACCTATCCTCTCCATCGGGATCCTGAGTACTGGCCAGAGCCTGAGGAATTCTGCCCTGAAAG gttcagcaaggagAACAAGGGCAGCATCAATCCTTATGTATACCTGCCCTTCGGGAACGGACCCAGGAACTGCCTTGGCATGAGGTTTGCCCTCATCAGTATGAAATTCGCTGTCGTCAGAGTCCTGCAGAACTTCACCCTCCAGCCTTGTGAGGAAACACAG ATTCCCTTGAAGTTAAGCAAGCGAACCATTTTTCAACCAGAAGAACCCATCATCCTGAAAGTTGTGTCAAGGTGA